The proteins below come from a single Mucilaginibacter mali genomic window:
- a CDS encoding circularly permuted type 2 ATP-grasp protein — translation MFNMQESGYFNQYNPIGGVWDEMFGADSKIRDHYSKVISYLSQESPEELNKKEELAKRLFMTQGITFTVYNSGEGIEKIFPFDIIPRIITAAEWAFVEKGIKQRLTALNLFLKDVYHNQFIIKDGIVPIDIIYSCPHFLREMYQLQVPYDIYVHIAGIDLIRDHDGTFYVLEDNLRTPSGVSYMLENREITKRLFPDLLPQCNVRSVTEYPALLYKNLLALSPRPISNPTIVLLSPGIYNSAYFEHTTLARLMGVELVEGRDLVVDNHKVYMKTTNGLQQVDVIYRRVDDDYLDPLVFNPKSMLGVAGLMGAYRKGNVAIVNAIGNGVADDKAVYVYVPAMIKYYLNEEPILKNVPTYQLGNANEKEYVFANINKMVVKKTNESGGYGMLMGHASTEQEIEDYKNEILKAPRNFIAQPTISLSAAPCYIQGELAPRRIDLRPYALYGPNGIEIVPGGLTRVALKEGSLVVNSSQGGGSKDTWVLG, via the coding sequence ATGTTTAACATGCAGGAATCGGGCTATTTTAATCAGTACAACCCCATTGGAGGTGTTTGGGACGAAATGTTTGGAGCCGATTCTAAAATTCGCGATCATTACAGCAAGGTGATCAGCTATCTTTCGCAGGAATCGCCGGAGGAGCTGAACAAAAAAGAAGAACTGGCCAAGCGCCTGTTCATGACCCAGGGCATTACCTTTACCGTATACAACAGCGGCGAGGGTATCGAAAAGATCTTTCCGTTCGATATCATCCCCCGCATCATCACCGCCGCCGAGTGGGCCTTTGTAGAGAAAGGCATCAAGCAACGCCTTACCGCGCTCAATCTGTTTTTAAAGGATGTTTACCACAACCAGTTCATCATAAAGGATGGCATTGTCCCGATAGATATCATTTACTCCTGCCCACATTTTTTGCGCGAGATGTACCAGTTGCAGGTGCCTTACGATATTTATGTGCATATAGCCGGGATAGATTTGATCCGCGATCATGACGGCACCTTTTATGTGCTGGAGGATAACCTTCGCACGCCATCGGGCGTGAGTTATATGCTGGAGAACCGCGAGATCACCAAACGACTGTTTCCCGATCTGCTGCCGCAATGCAATGTACGCAGCGTAACCGAATACCCGGCACTACTGTATAAAAACCTGCTGGCCCTTTCGCCAAGGCCCATCAGCAACCCAACCATTGTGTTGTTGAGCCCGGGGATTTATAACTCCGCCTATTTTGAGCATACCACACTGGCCCGCCTGATGGGGGTGGAACTGGTGGAGGGCCGCGATTTGGTGGTAGATAACCACAAGGTATACATGAAAACCACCAACGGCCTGCAGCAGGTAGATGTGATCTACCGCCGGGTGGATGATGATTACCTGGATCCGCTGGTGTTTAACCCTAAAAGCATGCTGGGGGTAGCCGGTTTGATGGGGGCTTACCGCAAAGGCAACGTGGCCATTGTAAATGCCATAGGCAATGGCGTGGCCGATGATAAGGCCGTGTATGTTTACGTGCCGGCCATGATAAAATATTACCTTAATGAGGAACCCATCCTGAAGAACGTGCCCACCTACCAGCTGGGCAATGCCAACGAAAAGGAATACGTGTTTGCCAACATCAACAAAATGGTGGTGAAGAAAACCAACGAAAGCGGCGGCTATGGCATGCTGATGGGCCATGCTTCAACCGAACAGGAAATTGAGGATTACAAAAACGAGATACTAAAGGCCCCGCGCAACTTTATCGCGCAGCCAACCATCAGCCTGTCGGCAGCGCCGTGCTATATACAGGGCGAATTAGCCCCGCGTCGAATCGACCTGCGCCCTTATGCGCTGTACGGCCCCAATGGCATCGAGATCGTCCCCGGCGGATTGACACGCGTGGCGCTAAAGGAGGGATCGCTGGTGGTGAACAGTTCGCAGGGTGGGGGGAGTAAGGATACCTGGGTGCTGGGTTAG
- a CDS encoding alpha-E domain-containing protein yields MLSRVAASLYWLSRYVERSDGLLRMLKINYASSQDSVHDFLWEPVVRLYASPSDEAGITKLGNDSRAVLKYMITSKENQNSILRIITMARENARGVQEHITKDLWQCLNEYYHTVKDPKLERMLQREDPISTLDVLIKQVMLYYGTVEITMERGEGRSFMNIGKYLERAIQSVDILDTKFTTLNDNPDLLTDTSYWKHLLLSIGGYELYLKTYRSGFEAKNVLEQVALNDDFPRSVMYAVNRIQRHFDRLKGDHEREDFRKMSFQIGRLQSRIKYSSLNSIRQEGLHNYLTQIRQELYGIGNALNENYFAHS; encoded by the coding sequence ATGTTAAGCCGTGTAGCAGCAAGTTTATATTGGTTAAGCCGTTATGTAGAGCGTAGCGATGGTTTGTTGCGTATGCTGAAGATCAACTACGCTTCATCGCAAGATTCGGTGCACGACTTTTTGTGGGAGCCGGTGGTGCGCCTGTATGCCAGTCCGAGCGATGAGGCCGGTATTACTAAGCTGGGTAACGACAGCCGCGCGGTGCTGAAGTACATGATCACATCCAAAGAAAATCAAAATTCCATCCTGCGCATCATCACCATGGCCCGGGAGAACGCCCGCGGTGTGCAGGAGCACATCACCAAAGATCTGTGGCAATGCCTTAACGAGTACTATCATACCGTAAAAGACCCCAAACTGGAGCGCATGCTACAGCGCGAAGACCCCATCAGCACGCTGGATGTGCTGATCAAACAGGTGATGCTGTATTATGGCACGGTAGAGATCACGATGGAACGTGGCGAGGGCCGCAGCTTTATGAACATTGGCAAATACCTGGAGCGCGCCATCCAGTCGGTAGATATTTTGGATACCAAGTTTACCACCCTTAACGATAACCCCGACCTGCTGACAGACACCAGCTACTGGAAACACCTGCTGCTGTCCATCGGCGGTTACGAGCTATACCTGAAAACCTACCGATCGGGCTTCGAGGCCAAGAACGTACTGGAGCAGGTAGCCCTGAACGATGATTTCCCCCGCTCGGTCATGTACGCGGTGAACCGTATCCAGCGCCACTTCGACAGGCTAAAAGGCGATCATGAGCGCGAGGACTTCCGCAAGATGTCGTTCCAGATCGGCCGCCTGCAAAGCCGCATCAAGTACAGTTCGCTCAACAGCATCAGGCAGGAGGGGCTGCACAATTACCTCACCCAAATACGGCAGGAATTATACGGAATTGGCAATGCGCTAAATGAAAACTATTTTGCACATTCCTGA
- a CDS encoding transglutaminase family protein has product MPEFKIQHITKYTYDGPVRDSANQIILYPIQDAYQDVLKQELKITGDAVVDTYIDYYGNKVGSFTHRDPHSQLIINSQLWVNTKHRPLPATDIFPGQQWDDYERLRYVVPYIDFLKQEYFDGRPELQKIVAAELKRDETPYQVILRFCKYIYDNFSYIKGVTTVESTLDDVWKLKAGVCQDFAHIIMVMLRLANIPARYVSGYICPNHNGMRGEGATHAWAEAYIPDYGWLGIDPTNNCIANETHVRLAVGRNFSDCSPVKGTYKGPHGHRLEVAVSVGYDRENPTNDTGEIAEVFAAPVIKQATPDLSKNSYQRYMEMIQQQQQQQ; this is encoded by the coding sequence ATGCCCGAATTTAAGATCCAGCACATCACCAAATATACCTACGATGGCCCGGTACGCGACAGCGCCAACCAGATCATCCTTTACCCCATACAGGACGCGTATCAGGATGTGCTGAAGCAGGAACTGAAAATAACCGGCGACGCCGTGGTGGATACTTATATCGATTACTATGGCAACAAGGTAGGCAGCTTCACCCACCGCGATCCGCATAGCCAACTGATCATTAATTCGCAACTGTGGGTAAACACCAAACACCGCCCGCTACCGGCTACGGATATTTTCCCCGGCCAGCAATGGGACGATTACGAGCGCCTGCGCTATGTGGTACCTTACATTGATTTTTTAAAGCAGGAATACTTTGACGGCCGCCCCGAACTGCAAAAAATTGTTGCCGCCGAACTAAAAAGGGACGAAACGCCCTACCAGGTTATCTTGCGGTTTTGCAAATATATTTACGATAACTTTAGCTACATAAAAGGCGTAACTACTGTTGAAAGCACGCTGGACGATGTATGGAAGCTAAAAGCCGGCGTTTGCCAGGATTTTGCCCATATTATTATGGTGATGCTGCGCCTGGCCAACATCCCCGCACGTTACGTGAGCGGTTATATTTGCCCTAACCACAACGGCATGCGCGGCGAGGGCGCCACCCATGCCTGGGCCGAAGCCTACATTCCCGATTACGGCTGGCTGGGCATCGACCCGACAAATAATTGTATCGCTAACGAAACGCACGTGCGCCTGGCTGTAGGCCGCAATTTTTCGGATTGTTCGCCGGTAAAGGGTACCTATAAAGGCCCGCACGGGCATAGGCTGGAGGTTGCCGTATCGGTAGGTTATGACAGGGAAAACCCTACCAACGACACAGGAGAAATAGCCGAGGTGTTTGCCGCACCTGTTATCAAACAAGCCACGCCCGATCTATCCAAAAACAGCTATCAGCGGTATATGGAGATGATCCAGCAGCAACAACAGCAGCAGTAA
- a CDS encoding MmcQ/YjbR family DNA-binding protein, whose product MVDVHTFKTLALALPDTEELPHFDRASFRWKKKIFATLRESDSLGMVQLSLTDQDVFCAFDSGQAFYPVPNAWGKGGSTFVNLSLVREDMLADALNCAYQNLISKHTAKGKKK is encoded by the coding sequence ATGGTTGATGTACATACTTTTAAAACGCTGGCACTGGCTTTGCCCGACACGGAGGAACTGCCGCATTTCGACCGCGCCTCGTTCCGCTGGAAGAAGAAGATATTTGCTACCCTGCGCGAAAGTGACAGCTTGGGTATGGTACAGCTAAGCCTGACCGACCAGGATGTGTTTTGCGCCTTTGATAGTGGGCAGGCATTTTATCCTGTTCCCAATGCGTGGGGTAAGGGCGGCAGCACCTTTGTAAACCTATCGTTAGTGCGCGAGGATATGTTGGCCGATGCGCTGAATTGCGCTTATCAAAATCTCATTAGCAAGCATACCGCCAAAGGCAAAAAGAAATAA
- a CDS encoding cytochrome-c peroxidase: MAANKNIPVTSSIRRWLLPCFALVFIATIAWTYQPDPIPMGPYQLVYPANFGNRINVPDDNPTTQQGVYLGRMLFYEPLLSANGKISCGTCHQQALAFTDGKAFSEGVDHTLTPRSSMSLANLLWARKFFWDGRSESLEKQAAVPMTNPHEMGQLMQTSAHKLMKTAPYPELFRKVFGDEGIDGPNIMKAIAQFERTLISANSKYDQYLRKQYQPTRLELQGLALFENAPQPAKSIRGANCARCHGGAKTYMELFHNNGLDSIPKDIGIAELTGLPGDRGRFKVPTLRNIALTAPYMHDGRFKTLDEVLDHYSDHVKRSESLSPFLRGESNEVNGKSLALKPEEKKAVIAFLNMLTDSTFVTDPRFSDPHQNIAKNK, encoded by the coding sequence ATGGCAGCAAATAAAAACATACCGGTAACCTCATCCATCCGCAGGTGGTTATTGCCCTGCTTCGCGCTGGTATTTATCGCTACCATCGCCTGGACTTATCAACCTGATCCTATCCCCATGGGCCCCTACCAACTGGTGTACCCGGCCAACTTCGGTAACCGCATTAATGTGCCCGATGATAACCCTACCACGCAGCAAGGCGTTTACCTGGGGCGGATGCTGTTTTACGAGCCGCTGTTATCAGCCAATGGCAAAATAAGTTGCGGCACCTGCCACCAGCAGGCACTGGCTTTTACCGATGGTAAGGCCTTTAGCGAGGGGGTGGATCATACGCTTACGCCGCGCAGTTCCATGTCGCTGGCTAATTTGTTGTGGGCGCGCAAATTCTTTTGGGATGGCCGTTCGGAAAGTTTGGAAAAGCAGGCCGCCGTCCCCATGACCAACCCGCACGAGATGGGGCAGCTGATGCAAACGTCGGCACATAAGCTGATGAAGACCGCCCCTTATCCCGAACTGTTCAGAAAGGTTTTTGGTGATGAGGGTATCGACGGGCCAAACATTATGAAGGCCATAGCCCAGTTTGAGCGTACGCTCATCTCGGCCAATTCTAAATACGACCAATACCTGCGTAAGCAATATCAACCCACTAGGCTGGAATTGCAGGGCCTGGCCTTGTTCGAGAACGCGCCTCAACCTGCCAAAAGCATCCGTGGCGCCAATTGCGCCCGCTGTCATGGCGGGGCGAAGACCTATATGGAACTGTTTCATAACAACGGATTAGATAGCATCCCCAAAGATATCGGCATTGCAGAGTTGACCGGTCTGCCCGGCGACCGTGGCCGTTTTAAGGTACCTACCCTGCGCAATATCGCCCTAACTGCTCCCTACATGCACGACGGCCGCTTTAAAACGCTGGATGAAGTGCTGGATCATTACAGCGACCACGTAAAGCGATCCGAATCGCTAAGTCCCTTTCTGCGCGGCGAATCGAACGAGGTCAACGGCAAAAGCCTGGCGTTAAAACCTGAAGAAAAGAAAGCCGTAATTGCCTTTTTAAATATGCTTACGGATAGTACATTTGTTACCGATCCGCGATTTTCAGACCCGCATCAAAACATCGCCAAAAACAAATAA
- a CDS encoding molybdopterin-dependent oxidoreductase: protein MKKHLMILFVALLSSAVAFAQAVKEATVKISGEVSAPFELKLADINQFPQTQVSRKDRDGKDHIYTGVLLSAILQKAGATMGKDLKGENLAKFASVEASDGYQVIFALAELDKEFTDRQIILATTIDGQPLAPTDGPFRVIVQDEKKPARCIKQVTGIKVAFAK from the coding sequence ATGAAAAAACATTTAATGATCCTGTTCGTCGCCCTGTTGAGTTCGGCCGTTGCCTTTGCGCAAGCTGTAAAGGAAGCTACCGTGAAAATAAGCGGCGAGGTTAGCGCCCCGTTTGAATTGAAGCTGGCCGATATAAATCAGTTCCCGCAAACACAGGTAAGCCGTAAAGACCGCGATGGCAAAGACCATATTTATACCGGCGTGCTGTTATCCGCCATCCTGCAAAAGGCCGGCGCTACTATGGGTAAAGACCTGAAAGGCGAAAACCTGGCCAAATTTGCATCGGTTGAAGCCAGCGATGGTTACCAGGTGATATTTGCCCTGGCCGAATTGGATAAGGAATTTACCGACCGCCAAATTATTTTGGCTACCACTATTGATGGCCAGCCACTGGCCCCCACAGACGGCCCTTTCCGCGTTATTGTGCAGGACGAAAAGAAACCGGCCCGCTGTATTAAGCAGGTAACCGGCATAAAAGTGGCCTTTGCCAAATGA
- a CDS encoding FAD-binding oxidoreductase: MENIVKIIEINSVTHDVKSFRIEKPEGYTFEPGQATEVSINQPDWKDEKRPFTFTSLNEQPYLEFTIKGYHDHNGVTHQLHQLKAGDELILRDVWGTIAYKTDGYFIAGGAGITPFMAILRHLHHYRKLRTNQLFFANKTEKDIIYHQELDNMLGRNARYILSGEQNDKYDHGHIDKAYLQQHVKDFSKPFYVCGPDEMVKQITDTLTGLGAKPDAVVFEK; the protein is encoded by the coding sequence ATGGAAAATATTGTTAAGATTATTGAAATAAATAGTGTTACTCATGATGTGAAATCCTTCAGGATAGAGAAACCGGAAGGATATACATTTGAACCCGGACAAGCTACCGAAGTATCCATCAACCAGCCCGATTGGAAAGACGAAAAGCGCCCTTTTACCTTTACCAGCTTAAACGAACAGCCGTACCTGGAGTTTACTATAAAAGGTTACCACGATCATAACGGGGTAACCCACCAACTGCACCAGTTAAAAGCAGGCGACGAGTTGATACTGCGCGATGTTTGGGGTACAATCGCTTATAAAACCGACGGTTACTTTATAGCAGGCGGCGCGGGCATTACGCCCTTTATGGCCATCCTAAGGCACCTGCACCACTACCGCAAGCTGCGCACCAACCAGTTGTTCTTCGCCAATAAAACCGAAAAGGATATCATTTATCACCAGGAGCTGGATAATATGTTGGGACGCAACGCCCGCTACATTTTAAGCGGCGAGCAGAACGACAAATACGATCACGGCCATATTGATAAAGCCTACCTGCAACAGCATGTAAAAGATTTTAGCAAGCCTTTTTACGTTTGCGGTCCGGACGAAATGGTAAAGCAAATAACCGATACCCTTACCGGGTTGGGGGCCAAGCCTGACGCGGTGGTGTTTGAAAAATAA
- a CDS encoding T9SS type B sorting domain-containing protein encodes MSLLRNLLLLACLLFVYAAYGQQDVDFHLNGTFLAGKNVLKVKRDFKDPYLWVLVQGNQVYRINSTTKTVDDYTAQFSAYSGQQFVDITGVSDKLVYIALNSANILEYDNGAIRNISAADGIVGVVNSIGVDYTGSYFSRDLPPGSGSRPNAPSLLIGTNTGMCHYDYTNKVMLPGSSHVPARVFEATYRTEMFSDLEAGTDPDPLILYPAVGLVNSILVGYLWYGNNSSYGNSLNTAYYTDGVIKDIIQAYYPDGYMNFYWGTESGLFQNIRAYSRGSGSPQKKYLQGINVNKIASIYGLKSFGNSAFANLIKENLLVGTNQGLYFSNSGYWQPGASTMPNYIFFHYDGLGSKKINDVEVNATSYTNPVCEDGVWVAAIDGLYLLRPDYAPYIDPAKKITAIQFEGKTSDVNEIQVCGSAAAKAFVQTTVYPDATIQWYKNGQEIPNESNPTLSITQAGDYHAVLYDPCSPLHFESNHLTVTVISGPVFSFNYPDNLKYCSGSSATLQTDNNSLYQYRWYKDGVLNGNTTSTLSNITQPGKYKVEVSACSGSWVPSKEVQIDFIKMPVPLLTPDKAAYCNGEQAILSATVPIDATGIVNWQPYQYRWYKDGVLLNSATAATLNVTQPGKYKVEVTSCTGNTATSAEVQISFITLAVPVIKADKPAYCVGDVATLSTPFVNDGTYTINWLIGGSVIPSAKNLSSILLSTPGSYTVSISSNLTSCSQSSVAYPLSFDPPPSLILERIINTTLCDGQTVDLKANYPFGAVKWSTGETTDKISVKQSGTYTATVKTAAGCEVPKDITVQFLPNPVLNMPDATLCQFTNEQVTLTAPPGFVSYQWNGQTGGQTYTTNTLGQVTLTVTDQNGCKASQTINITSHCKDIHIPNTFTPNGDGVNDKWVIAGLEGDASVNVKIYNRTGALIFQSQGYAVPWDGTYQNKKVPAGVYYYVITAKGAGQVLSGSLTLIY; translated from the coding sequence ATGTCTTTGTTACGCAACCTGCTGTTACTCGCTTGCCTTTTATTTGTATATGCGGCTTATGGGCAACAGGATGTAGACTTTCATTTAAACGGCACTTTTTTAGCCGGCAAAAATGTACTAAAGGTTAAGCGCGATTTTAAAGACCCCTATTTATGGGTACTGGTACAAGGTAACCAGGTTTACCGGATTAACAGCACTACAAAAACCGTTGATGACTATACCGCACAATTTAGCGCTTATAGCGGCCAGCAATTTGTGGATATTACCGGTGTAAGTGATAAATTGGTATATATCGCCCTTAATTCGGCTAATATTCTTGAATATGATAACGGGGCCATAAGGAATATCAGCGCCGCCGACGGAATTGTGGGCGTTGTAAATTCGATAGGGGTAGATTATACCGGCAGCTATTTTAGCCGCGACTTGCCGCCCGGTTCAGGCAGCAGGCCAAATGCACCATCGCTATTGATAGGCACAAACACCGGCATGTGCCATTATGATTATACCAACAAGGTAATGCTGCCCGGTTCATCGCACGTCCCCGCCCGGGTTTTTGAAGCTACCTACCGCACAGAAATGTTTAGCGATCTGGAAGCTGGTACCGACCCGGATCCATTGATACTTTATCCCGCTGTAGGCCTTGTTAATAGTATTCTGGTTGGTTATTTATGGTATGGTAATAACAGCAGCTATGGTAATAGCCTTAATACCGCGTATTATACAGATGGTGTTATAAAAGATATTATACAGGCTTATTACCCGGATGGATATATGAATTTTTACTGGGGTACCGAAAGCGGTTTGTTTCAAAATATCCGGGCTTATTCCAGGGGCTCAGGGTCGCCTCAAAAAAAATACCTCCAGGGGATAAATGTTAATAAAATAGCATCTATATACGGATTAAAGTCTTTCGGCAACTCAGCTTTTGCCAACCTGATAAAAGAGAACTTATTAGTTGGTACCAACCAGGGGCTTTACTTCAGCAATTCGGGCTATTGGCAACCCGGGGCTTCTACCATGCCCAATTACATCTTTTTTCATTATGATGGGTTAGGCAGCAAAAAAATAAACGATGTTGAAGTAAATGCCACATCGTACACCAACCCGGTTTGTGAAGATGGAGTGTGGGTAGCTGCTATTGATGGACTTTATTTATTAAGGCCCGATTATGCACCTTATATTGATCCTGCCAAAAAAATAACAGCCATACAATTTGAAGGCAAGACCTCTGATGTCAACGAAATACAGGTATGTGGCAGCGCAGCTGCAAAAGCATTTGTACAAACCACTGTTTATCCCGATGCAACTATTCAATGGTATAAAAACGGGCAGGAAATACCCAATGAAAGCAACCCAACTTTAAGTATAACACAAGCCGGCGATTATCACGCTGTACTATACGATCCATGTTCGCCGCTGCATTTTGAAAGCAACCATTTAACAGTTACTGTAATATCGGGCCCGGTTTTTTCATTCAATTATCCCGATAATTTAAAATATTGCTCAGGCTCATCGGCCACGCTTCAAACCGATAATAACTCCTTATATCAATACCGCTGGTATAAGGATGGCGTGCTTAACGGCAACACTACATCAACATTAAGCAATATTACGCAGCCGGGAAAATACAAGGTAGAGGTTAGTGCCTGCTCCGGAAGCTGGGTCCCGTCAAAAGAAGTGCAGATAGATTTTATTAAGATGCCAGTGCCCCTGCTTACGCCGGATAAAGCCGCCTATTGCAATGGCGAACAGGCCATCCTTTCGGCCACAGTACCTATCGACGCGACGGGTATCGTCAACTGGCAGCCCTATCAATATCGCTGGTATAAAGATGGGGTACTGTTAAACAGCGCAACCGCCGCTACATTAAATGTTACCCAACCTGGCAAATATAAGGTTGAGGTAACCTCATGCACCGGCAATACGGCTACATCTGCCGAGGTGCAAATAAGTTTTATCACCCTGGCCGTACCGGTTATTAAAGCAGATAAGCCTGCATATTGCGTTGGCGATGTGGCTACCTTATCTACACCATTTGTAAACGATGGTACTTATACCATTAATTGGCTCATCGGTGGTTCTGTCATTCCCTCAGCCAAAAACCTATCCAGCATACTTCTGTCTACACCCGGAAGCTATACGGTAAGCATCAGCAGCAATTTAACTTCGTGCAGCCAAAGCTCGGTTGCTTATCCGTTAAGTTTTGATCCGCCCCCGTCGCTTATTCTGGAACGAATTATAAATACCACTTTGTGCGATGGGCAAACCGTAGACCTGAAGGCCAACTACCCGTTTGGGGCTGTTAAATGGTCTACCGGCGAGACTACGGATAAGATCAGCGTGAAACAATCGGGCACGTATACCGCCACAGTTAAAACGGCGGCCGGCTGCGAGGTGCCCAAAGATATTACTGTGCAATTTTTGCCTAACCCGGTGTTAAACATGCCCGATGCCACGCTTTGCCAATTTACCAACGAGCAGGTTACGCTAACCGCGCCCCCGGGTTTTGTTAGCTACCAATGGAATGGGCAAACAGGCGGGCAAACTTATACGACAAACACGCTGGGGCAGGTAACCTTAACCGTTACCGATCAAAACGGCTGCAAGGCATCGCAAACTATTAATATCACCAGCCATTGTAAGGATATCCATATCCCCAATACGTTTACACCCAATGGCGATGGTGTTAATGATAAATGGGTAATTGCAGGCCTGGAGGGCGATGCAAGTGTTAATGTAAAAATATATAACCGTACGGGGGCGTTAATTTTTCAAAGCCAGGGCTATGCCGTTCCGTGGGATGGCACGTATCAGAATAAAAAAGTGCCGGCAGGCGTTTATTATTACGTTATTACAGCAAAAGGGGCTGGCCAGGTGCTAAGCGGTTCGCTCACGCTTATTTATTAA
- a CDS encoding GNAT family N-acetyltransferase, which translates to MQIRRATLNDIPQIMQAVSEVVPLMQAAGNFQWDHTYPNPQVFTEDIGLRQLWVADMDGDIGGVAAITTEQYPEYAQAGLDISQTAIVVHRLVVSPCYQGRGIAKALLEEAEAEANRRGIKFLRIDTNLQNKSAQALFPKLGYVFAGEIGLEFRPGLRFVCFEKKL; encoded by the coding sequence ATGCAAATACGTCGCGCCACCCTCAACGACATCCCTCAAATTATGCAAGCCGTAAGCGAAGTTGTACCGCTGATGCAGGCGGCAGGCAATTTCCAGTGGGATCATACTTATCCCAATCCACAGGTTTTTACCGAAGATATCGGCCTTAGGCAATTATGGGTGGCCGATATGGACGGCGACATTGGCGGCGTGGCAGCTATCACTACAGAACAATATCCCGAATATGCGCAGGCTGGGTTAGATATTAGCCAAACGGCCATTGTGGTGCATCGATTGGTGGTTAGTCCGTGCTACCAGGGCAGGGGCATTGCTAAAGCCTTGCTTGAAGAAGCTGAGGCCGAAGCTAATCGCCGAGGAATTAAATTTTTACGTATCGATACCAATCTTCAAAACAAAAGCGCTCAGGCGTTATTCCCAAAACTGGGTTATGTTTTTGCAGGCGAGATCGGTTTGGAATTTAGGCCCGGCCTGCGCTTTGTTTGCTTCGAGAAAAAGTTATAG
- a CDS encoding SRPBCC family protein: MGILSIILIIIGVLILQLLIRAAIASDDYSVQADVTINKPVAEVFDYVKYLDNQGNYNKWVMLDPNVRKEFRGTDGTVGFFYAWSSDVKQVGKGEQVIIALTPDKRVDYSLKFIEPFQSEAGSSIITEDMGNNQTKVTWSFYGKRNFMMKLMHIAMNLPKVLTKDLAASLGNLKAVLEK; this comes from the coding sequence ATGGGTATACTTTCCATCATTCTGATCATTATCGGTGTGCTGATCCTGCAATTGCTCATCAGGGCGGCCATCGCTTCCGATGATTATTCGGTACAGGCCGATGTAACCATCAACAAACCGGTAGCCGAAGTATTCGACTACGTGAAATACCTGGATAACCAGGGCAATTATAACAAATGGGTAATGCTTGACCCCAACGTGCGTAAGGAGTTTCGCGGTACGGATGGTACGGTGGGTTTCTTTTATGCCTGGAGCAGCGATGTAAAACAGGTAGGCAAAGGCGAACAGGTGATCATTGCCCTTACGCCCGATAAGCGGGTTGATTACAGCCTGAAGTTTATCGAGCCTTTCCAAAGCGAGGCCGGGTCATCTATCATCACCGAGGATATGGGTAACAATCAAACCAAAGTTACCTGGTCTTTTTATGGCAAGCGCAACTTTATGATGAAGCTGATGCATATTGCCATGAACCTGCCAAAGGTACTGACCAAAGACCTGGCTGCCAGCCTGGGTAATTTAAAAGCTGTATTAGAAAAATAA
- a CDS encoding DoxX family protein produces the protein MKKINIIYWISTILICFVMGAGAVMDALATPDAVKMVHDQLGYPVYFVTFIGIAKILGTIAILIPGMPKLKEWAYAGFAFDLIGATYSGMAIGATIVQEAPMLIFMALLAVSYIYHRKRLAAKQTV, from the coding sequence ATGAAAAAAATAAATATCATCTACTGGATATCGACTATACTGATATGCTTTGTAATGGGTGCCGGCGCGGTTATGGATGCCCTGGCCACACCCGACGCGGTTAAAATGGTGCACGACCAATTGGGCTATCCCGTTTATTTTGTAACCTTTATAGGCATTGCCAAAATTTTGGGCACCATCGCTATCCTTATCCCGGGCATGCCTAAACTAAAGGAATGGGCTTACGCCGGCTTCGCGTTCGATCTGATTGGCGCTACCTACTCTGGCATGGCAATTGGCGCTACCATTGTACAGGAGGCCCCGATGCTGATCTTCATGGCGCTACTGGCTGTGTCGTACATCTACCACCGCAAACGCCTGGCTGCTAAACAAACCGTTTAA